The following are from one region of the Lycium ferocissimum isolate CSIRO_LF1 unplaced genomic scaffold, AGI_CSIRO_Lferr_CH_V1 ctg10420, whole genome shotgun sequence genome:
- the LOC132041484 gene encoding uncharacterized protein LOC132041484: MPKAYTQDEFDELMGKVQKVDMRVAEYLESASRDKWARLYASVNRGWTMTSIAECINRHLLAARELSIYDFLEEVRRMFGRWNYNNRRNGTYTFTTLEKVSERCYQLTISFNVEPSTEFVYTVHDGGRRFILNLNSKTYCRLSYVSTR; this comes from the exons ATGCCAAAGGCATACACGCAGGATGAATTTGATGAGTTGATGGGGAAGGTTCAAAAGGTAGATATGCGTGTGGCAGAGTATTTGGAATCGGCTAGTAGAGACAAGTGGGCTAGATTGTATGCATCTGTTAACCGAGGGTGGACAATGACTTCTATAGCAGAGTGCATTAACCGACATCTTCTAGCAGCTAGAGAACTGTCTATATATGACTTTCTCGAAGAAGTTAGAAGGATGTTTGGGAGATGGAATTACAATAACCGGAGAAATGGAACATACACATTCACTACACTCGAAAAAGTTTCAGAGAGATGCTATCAATTAACAA TTAGTTTTAAT gTAGAACCGTCAACCGAATTTGTGTACACAGTACATGATGGAGGAAGGCGATTCATTCTTAATTTGAATAGCAAAACTTACTGCCGCTTGTCTTATGTTTCAACTAGATGA